CCGAAGTAATAGAGCCGCGTTTTGTGGAGGTGATTCTTTCCTGCATGGCTCCCATCTCCGTAGCCAGTGTAGGCTGATAACCCACCGCGGAAGGCATCCGCCCCAGAAGTGCTGACACTTCTGATCCAGCCTGCGTAAAGCGGAAAATATTGTCAATAAAGAAGAGAATGTCTCGTCCGCCTGATTTTTCATCTCCGTCACGGAAATATTCTGCCATCGTGAGTCCGGAAAGTGCCACACGTGCACGTGCTCCGGGAGGTTCGTTCATCTGGCCAAATACTAAAGTGGCCTGTGATTCGGCCAAACTCTTCATGTCCACCTTGCTCAGATCCCAACCTCCCTGCTCCATACTGTGTTTGAATGCATCGCCGTATTTTATTACGCCGGACTCTATCATTTCACGGAGGAGGTCATTTCCTTCGCGGGTTCGTTCACCAACACCTGCAAATACAGACAATCCTGCGTATCCTTTCGCAATGTTATTGATCAGCTCCATAATAAGAACTGTCTTGCCCACCCCGGCACCGCCGAACAGACCAATCTTTCCTCCCTTTGCATAAGGCTCAAGGAGATCAATGACTTTAATACCTGTGAAAAGCACTTCGGTTGAAGTAGACAGATCCTCGTACTTAGGCGGTTCCCGGTGGATGGCATATCCGCCTTCGTTTGAAATCGTATTAATCCCGTCAATAGCTTCGCCTACCACATTAAAAAGGCGCCCCTTCACTTTGTCTCCTGTAGGCATTTTTATTGATGTTCCTGTGGCCACCACCTTCATCCCGCGGGCCAGACCGTCCGTAGAGTCCATGGCAATGGTTCGCACCGTATCTTCTCCAATGTGCTTCTGGCATTCCAGCACCACTTTCTGGCCCCCTGTTTTTAACACCTCCAGTGCATCCAGAATATTAGGAAGTTTCCCTTCTTCCGTATCAAAACTAACATCAATCACCGGACCGATCACCTGTACGATTCTGCCTGTTTTTTGAGCCATTATCTGCGTAATTAATAAATCGTTAAACCTTGTGAAATTTCCGGGGCAAAAGTAGGATTTTTACCTGCAGAAAAGGAATGCCTGTTGATAATTAATTTTCCTAATTTTGATGTACGGCTCCAGAAGTCTAACCCTCAGGATTTATGACAGTTACCAAGCGACCGAAGAATGATTGGA
Above is a genomic segment from Bacteroidia bacterium containing:
- a CDS encoding F0F1 ATP synthase subunit beta gives rise to the protein MAQKTGRIVQVIGPVIDVSFDTEEGKLPNILDALEVLKTGGQKVVLECQKHIGEDTVRTIAMDSTDGLARGMKVVATGTSIKMPTGDKVKGRLFNVVGEAIDGINTISNEGGYAIHREPPKYEDLSTSTEVLFTGIKVIDLLEPYAKGGKIGLFGGAGVGKTVLIMELINNIAKGYAGLSVFAGVGERTREGNDLLREMIESGVIKYGDAFKHSMEQGGWDLSKVDMKSLAESQATLVFGQMNEPPGARARVALSGLTMAEYFRDGDEKSGGRDILFFIDNIFRFTQAGSEVSALLGRMPSAVGYQPTLATEMGAMQERITSTKRGSITSVQAVYVPADDLTDPAPATTFAHLDATTVLSRKIAELGIYPAVDPLDSTSRILSPAVLGEEHYGCAQRVKAILQRYKELQDIIAILGMDELSEEDKLVVHRARRVQRFLSQPFHVAEQFTGLKGVFVSIEDTIKGFNMILDGKVDEYPEAAFNLVGSIEQAIEKGKKMLAETR